A genomic region of Papaver somniferum cultivar HN1 chromosome 7, ASM357369v1, whole genome shotgun sequence contains the following coding sequences:
- the LOC113297805 gene encoding probable cyclic nucleotide-gated ion channel 14 yields the protein MYLSELNDGMELKKEKLVRFYPDGKQHHDLPWEKSDSSQIETPSPVYKVSAPLLKANGGGSEGFYKKTISGTLRFGKSKVFPEDHEPWRKRILDPGSEAVLQWNRIFLFSCLVALFVDPLYFYLPSVGDVGDSSSCVKTDKRLRVVVTIFRTAADFFYFLHMVIRFRTAYVEPSTRVFGRGELVMDPKRIARRYLRSDFIVDFAATLPLPQIVTWFIIPAIRNSYANHNNNALALIVLIQYIPRLYLIFPLSSQIIKATGVVTKTAWAGAAYNLLLYMLASHVLGACWYLSSIERHTTCWKSECKKEGALKCFPTYLDCDAFNQPERKNWANFTNVFNNCDASDPTKFRYGIFEIAVTNKVVSSNFMEKYFYCLWWGLQNLSSYGQNLETSTYIWETIFAIFIAIFGLVLFAHLIGNMQTYLQSITVRLEEWRLKRRDTEEWMRHRQLPQDLRARVRRFVQYKWLATRGVDEEVILQALPTDLRRDIQRHLCLDLVRRVPFFSQMDDQLLDAICERLGSALSTEGTYIVREGDPVTEMLFIIRGRLESSTTNGGRTGFFNSIMLRPGDFCGEELLAWALLPKSTVNLPSSTRTVRALVEVEAFALRAEDLKFVANQFRRLHSKKLQHTFRFYSHHWRTWAACFIQAAWRQFKRRKMARELSMREPSFAEYEDLPDEREEHEGEDFLSLTPTSNSSQVIQNLGLTILASRFAANTRRGAQKMKGVESSKLQKPEEPDFSVEQYDD from the exons ATGTATTTATCTGAACTCAACGATGGTATGGAATTGAAGAAGGAAAAACTAGTCAG GTTCTATCCTGATGGAAAACAACATCATGACTTACCATGGGAAAAATCTGATTCTAGTCAAATTGAAACACCATCACCAGTATACAAAGTTTCAGCTCCATTATTAAAAGCTAATGGAGGAGGAAGTGAGGGATTTTATAAGAAAACAATATCTGGGACTTTGAGATTTGGGAAATCTAAGGTATTTCCTGAAGATCATGAGCCATGGAGGAAAAGGATTTTGGATCCCGGAAGTGAAGCTGTTTTACAATGGAATCGCATTTTTCTATTTTCGTGTTTGGTGGCTTTATTTGTTGATCCTTTGTATTTTTATCTACCTTCTGTTGGGGATGTGGGAGATTCTTCGTCTTGTGTGAAGACGGATAAGAGATTGAGAGTTGTTGTTACGATTTTCCGAACTGCAGCAGACTTTTTTTACTTCTTACATATGGTTATAAGATTTAGGACGGCTTATGTAGAGCCAAGTACACGAGTGTTTGGAAGGGGTGAACTTGTTATGGATCCCAAGAGGATTGCGAGAAGATACTTGAGATCAGATTTCATTGTGGATTTTGCAGCAACGCTACCTCTTCCACAG ATTGTTACCTGGTTTATCATACCAGCAATTAGGAACTCTTATGCCAATCATAACAATAACGCCCTTGCGTTGATCGTACTGATACAGTATATACCGAGATTATATCTTATCTTTCCTTTGAGTTCTCAAATTATCAAAGCTACTGGAGTAGTCACAAAGACTGCCTGGGCTGGAGCTGCATACAATCTTCTACTGTACATGTTGGCAAGTCAT GTTCTGGGGGCTTGTTGGTATTTGTCATCTATTGAACGACATACAACATGCTGGAAATCCGAATGCAAAAAGGAAGGCGCACTTAAATGTTTTCCTACTTATTTAGACTGTGATGCTTTCAACCAACCCGAACGCAAGAATTGGGCGAACTTCACCAATGTGTTTAATAACTGTGATGCTTCCGACCCAACTAAGTTCAGATATGGCATATTTGAAATTGCTGTGACCAATAAGGTTGTCTCCTccaattttatggagaaatactTCTATTGCTTATGGTGGGGCCTGCAGAACTTGAG TTCGTATGGGCAGAATCTTGAAACAAGCACTTATATTTGGGAGACTATATTCGCAATATTCATCGCCATATTTGGATTGGTTTTATTTGCCCATTTGATTGGGAACATGCAG ACCTATTTGCAATCCATCACTGTGAGACTTGAGGAGTGGAGGCTTAAGCGAAGAGACACTGAAGAGTGGATGAGGCATCGTCAACTTCCCCAAGATCTGCGAGCACGTGTTCGGCGATTTGTTCAATACAAGTGGCTTGCAACGCGAGGGGTTGATGAAGAAGTCATATTACAAGCTTTGCCTACTGATCTTCGTCGAGATATCCAACGTCACCTCTGCTTGGACCTTGTTCGACGT GTCCCCTTCTTCTCACAGATGGATGACCAGCTTCTTGATGCTATATGTGAGCGGTTAGGGTCAGCTTTAAGCACCGAAGGTACTTATATTGTTCGTGAAGGTGACCCTGTGACGGAGATGCTTTTTATAATTAGAGGAAGACTCGAGAGCTCAACTACCAATGGGGGTAGGACTGGTTTTTTCAATTCGATTATGTTGAGACCAGGGGATTTTTGTGGTGAGGAGCTACTCGCTTGGGCTTTACTTCCCAAGTCCACTGTGAACTTGCCTTCTTCAACAAGAACAGTTAGAGCCCTAGTTGAAGTAGAAGCATTTGCACTACGAGCTGAAGATCTTAAGTTTGTGGCAAATCAATTTAGACGTCTCCACAGTAAAAAATTGCAGCATACTTTCCGTTTCTACTCTCATCATTGGAGAACATGGGCAGCTTGCTTCATACAAGCAGCTTGGCGCCAGTTTAAAAGGAGAAAAATGGCGAGAGAGCTCAGTATGCGTGAGCCTTCGTTCGCGGAGTATGAAGATCTGCCAGATGAGAGAGAAGAACACGAAGGAGAGGACTTTCTGTCTCTTACTCCCACAAGTAATTCTTCTCAAGTAATACAGAACCTGGGTCTTACCATTTTGGCTTCAAGATTTGCAGCCAATACAAGGAGAGGAGCTCAGAAGATGAAAGGTGTGGAGTCATCCAAGTTACAGAAGCCTGAAGAGCCAGACTTCTCTGTGGAGCAGTATGATGACTAA